A single window of Nicotiana tomentosiformis chromosome 1, ASM39032v3, whole genome shotgun sequence DNA harbors:
- the LOC104088641 gene encoding phytochrome A-associated F-box protein: MSNTSMYSDGFFSKLSDDLVLNIFYKLEDDPRNWARLSCVSTKFSSMIHNICYKSKCSLTISSVVSDLLSTPSSTSTTPPVVWASLYKLAVCCPGLHQAGVLLENSDFGLERELGPDESYLDRALAQSGSSLQSQPMPSSSNNQIDSGEVVTDCGWSLFDDLMFDTVYDASESTPNQPEVVEPPQNVVVTPSRVSKRRKIYRSLCSHLASGVWNLSREQGNKLLASRFKGDCLYICDWPGCIHIEEKRNYMLFRGIFKNFKQSRVWRTINDGNRKKIDLNCAFCSSNQTWDLHSAFCLRRYFGFHDDGEPVVRAYVCENGHVSGAWTDWPLYT; the protein is encoded by the exons ATGTCTAACACGAGTATGTACTCTGATGGGTTTTTCTCAAAACTCTCAGATGATCTTGTTCTCAACATATTTTACAAGCTAGAAGATGACCCAAGAAACTGGGCTCGTTTATCTTGCGTTTCTACAAAATTTTCTTCTATGATTCACAATATCTGCTACAAATCCAAATGCTCTTTGACCATTTCTTCAGTTGTTTCCGATCTCCTTAGCACACCATCTTCTACTTCAACCACCCCACCTGTGGTCTGGGCTTCACTTTACAAGCTAGCCGTATGCTGCCCTGGTCTTCACCAAGCTGGTGTTCTTTTGGAGAATTCCGATTTTGGGCTCGAACGTGAGCTCGGCCCAGATGAGAGTTACCTAGATCGGGCCTTGGCCCAATCCGGTAGTAGTTTACAGTCTCAGCCAATGCCTTCGTCGAGTAATAACCAAATTGATTCTGGTGAAGTAGTAACTGATTGTGGTTGGTCTTTGTTTGACGATCTTATGTTTGATACTGTTTATGATGCTTCTGAATCAACCCCAAATCAGCCTGAGGTCGTGGAGCCGCCCCAAAACGTAGTTGTGACCCCCTCAAG GGTTTCTAAGAGGCGGAAAATATATAGATCGCTTTGTTCTCATTTGGCATCCGGGGTATGGAACTTGAGCCGTGAGCAGGGGAATAAGCTACTAGCAAGTAGATTTAAAGGGGATTGCTTGTACATATGTGATTGGCCTGGTTGTATTCACATTGAGGAGAAGAGGAATTACATGCTATTTCGGGGGATTTTCAAGAATTTCAAGCAGTCGAGGGTTTGGAGGACGATAAACGATGGTAACAGGAAGAAGATTGATCTGAATTGCGCGTTTTGCTCGTCGAACCAGACGTGGGATCTGCATTCGGCGTTCTGTTTGAGGAGGTATTTTGGGTTCCATGATGATGGGGAACCAGTTGTTCGAGCTTATGTCTGTGAGAATGGCCATGTTTCTGGAGCATGGACTGACTGGCCATTGTATACCTGA